Proteins from a single region of Lysinibacillus sp. JNUCC-52:
- a CDS encoding endospore germination permease: MKGIGSISILHVVFLAMTVIGLKNHVTIMPPLLEIAKRDSWLSVIITTIIMFPWLFLLVYIHRKSNQEPLRDWLPKKIGKVGSTIVIYTIAIVLMIIVAFTMIETLQWINTTFLPKTPKLILLAIYVVLCILLVTTSLQTIVIVNVFVLLAVVVFGFFVAFTNLQVKDYDLLRPFFEHGFQPVLQGLVYPASGFSELILFLLIQHKIKDRLRWHHFAIMLLILTGLTMGPLIGAITEFGPAEAAKQRYPAYEEWGLVTIGRYIEHLDFLSIYQWLTGTFIRVGFILYIVTDLLGMVGDKPRIWKMLAFPFFIICLPLMLLNEHIFLRLKGNYILTATFIFFFLLSIFLMIVAFMSGKKGKKAKNSTSDYQDTESGDT; encoded by the coding sequence ATGAAAGGTATAGGATCAATTAGTATTTTACATGTTGTCTTCCTAGCAATGACCGTGATTGGTTTAAAAAATCACGTTACAATTATGCCGCCATTATTGGAAATTGCAAAAAGAGATAGCTGGCTATCTGTTATCATAACAACAATTATTATGTTTCCTTGGCTCTTTCTTTTAGTTTATATTCATAGAAAATCAAATCAAGAACCTTTGAGAGATTGGTTACCAAAAAAAATTGGAAAAGTCGGATCTACTATCGTCATTTATACTATCGCTATTGTTCTAATGATTATTGTAGCATTTACAATGATTGAAACATTGCAGTGGATTAATACAACCTTCTTACCGAAAACACCAAAGTTAATTTTACTTGCTATTTATGTCGTTCTTTGTATCCTCCTTGTTACAACTAGTTTACAGACGATTGTTATCGTCAATGTATTCGTTTTATTGGCCGTCGTCGTTTTTGGTTTTTTTGTAGCCTTTACAAATTTACAAGTAAAGGACTATGACTTATTGCGTCCCTTTTTTGAACATGGATTCCAACCTGTTTTACAAGGGCTCGTCTACCCCGCCTCTGGGTTTTCGGAATTAATCTTATTTTTACTTATACAACATAAAATTAAAGACCGTCTGCGGTGGCATCACTTCGCCATTATGCTTTTGATTTTAACAGGGCTAACGATGGGACCACTCATCGGGGCCATAACAGAATTTGGACCTGCTGAAGCCGCTAAGCAGCGCTATCCTGCCTACGAAGAATGGGGTTTAGTAACAATAGGGCGCTATATTGAACATTTAGACTTTCTTTCTATTTATCAATGGTTGACAGGCACATTTATACGCGTCGGTTTTATTTTATATATCGTAACCGATTTATTAGGTATGGTTGGAGATAAACCTCGCATTTGGAAGATGCTAGCATTTCCGTTCTTTATCATTTGTCTACCGTTAATGTTATTAAATGAACACATATTTCTACGACTCAAAGGAAATTATATATTAACAGCTACATTTATTTTCTTTTTCTTACTATCCATTTTTTTAATGATTGTAGCTTTCATGTCAGGAAAAAAAGGAAAAAAAGCCAAAAACTCTACATCCGATTACCAAGACACGGAAAGTGGTGACACTTGA
- a CDS encoding YczE/YyaS/YitT family protein has translation MKQAFFTRCLFFIAGILVLSFGITLTIKGQFFGVGSWDVLHIGLAKTFGLTIGTWSILIGLAILAFDMLVTKKFPLPGTFADMFLAGIFIDIFNFWLPDIEGFWMQLLAYLTGLLLLGWGCGMYMVANLGIGPRDTLMLLMVHKLGWSVTRARTFMEVTVAIIGFLLGGPIGVGTVLMAFGLGPIVQFALTSNEKLFTKWTGVKSAVV, from the coding sequence ATGAAACAAGCTTTTTTTACACGATGTCTATTTTTCATTGCGGGCATCTTAGTTTTATCCTTTGGCATCACTTTAACGATTAAAGGGCAATTTTTTGGCGTTGGTTCGTGGGATGTCTTACATATAGGATTAGCCAAAACATTTGGTCTTACAATTGGCACATGGTCTATACTAATTGGTTTAGCTATTTTAGCATTTGATATGCTCGTGACAAAGAAATTTCCTTTACCAGGTACATTTGCAGATATGTTTTTAGCTGGCATTTTTATTGATATATTCAACTTTTGGCTTCCAGATATTGAAGGCTTTTGGATGCAGCTATTAGCTTACTTAACTGGATTGCTATTACTAGGTTGGGGCTGTGGTATGTATATGGTAGCAAATTTAGGTATTGGCCCACGTGATACATTAATGCTCTTAATGGTTCATAAGCTCGGCTGGAGTGTTACACGCGCTCGTACTTTCATGGAAGTAACCGTTGCTATTATTGGTTTTTTACTAGGCGGACCTATTGGAGTAGGGACTGTCCTTATGGCTTTCGGACTTGGCCCTATTGTTCAATTTGCCTTAACCTCCAATGAGAAATTATTTACAAAATGGACTGGTGTTAAGAGCGCTGTCGTTTAA
- a CDS encoding sigma-70 family RNA polymerase sigma factor, with translation MKTRNAFQHEEVFVQLIREQKERFYLLAYSYTKNEQDALDIVQDSIQKAMLSLDRLEHVDYMKSWFYKIVVRTAIDFLRKHNRLQVTDDNTLQYLTPAQEDSYENLDLEHALEELPQMYREVVILHYFEDLKLADVANILDIKLSTAKSRLYKALKLLKIQLQDGKGETAHG, from the coding sequence ATGAAAACAAGAAATGCATTTCAACATGAAGAGGTGTTTGTCCAGTTAATTCGTGAACAGAAAGAACGATTTTATTTGCTTGCCTATAGCTATACGAAAAATGAACAGGATGCACTTGATATCGTACAAGACAGTATTCAAAAAGCGATGCTTTCTCTCGATCGATTAGAGCATGTGGACTATATGAAAAGCTGGTTTTACAAAATTGTTGTAAGAACGGCCATTGATTTTTTGCGCAAGCATAACCGTTTACAAGTAACGGACGATAACACACTACAATATTTAACACCTGCTCAAGAAGATAGTTATGAGAACCTCGACTTAGAGCATGCTTTAGAGGAATTACCTCAAATGTACCGTGAAGTTGTGATTTTACATTATTTCGAAGATTTAAAGCTAGCTGATGTGGCCAACATACTGGACATAAAGCTAAGCACTGCTAAATCGCGCCTATATAAAGCTTTAAAATTGTTAAAAATACAACTCCAAGATGGGAAGGGAGAAACAGCACATGGATAA
- a CDS encoding RsiV family protein yields MDKKLEELQKQYNDVPIPKELDFIVESAIKQGKRKKKKRGPQWLLGTAAAAMLLTASLNISPAMARSLSDIPVVGSVVKVLTWTEYEVADDTYDANIKVPSIENLDNADLANALNEKYRSEGKALYDDFIAEVGDLKANGGGHYGIDSGYDIKTDNDQILSIGRYIVNTVGSSSTVMHYDTIDKQNEILITLPSLFKDDSYIDAISENIKDQMRAQIAATNEEKVYWVKGAGLPDEDLIEEFSTINKEQQFYISDKGKLVISFDKYEVAPGYMGVVEFEIPTDVLQNSLVSNKYIH; encoded by the coding sequence ATGGATAAAAAATTAGAAGAATTACAAAAACAATATAATGACGTACCAATTCCAAAGGAGCTTGACTTTATAGTGGAAAGTGCAATTAAACAAGGAAAAAGAAAGAAAAAAAAACGAGGGCCTCAATGGTTACTTGGAACTGCGGCAGCTGCTATGCTGCTTACAGCTAGTTTAAATATTAGCCCTGCAATGGCACGTTCGCTTTCAGATATACCAGTTGTTGGTAGTGTCGTAAAAGTATTAACATGGACTGAATACGAAGTGGCCGATGACACATATGACGCAAATATTAAAGTACCTTCTATTGAGAATTTAGATAATGCTGATCTTGCAAATGCATTAAATGAAAAATATCGTTCAGAGGGAAAAGCACTTTACGATGACTTTATTGCAGAAGTTGGTGATTTAAAGGCAAATGGCGGAGGACATTATGGAATTGATAGTGGCTATGACATCAAAACGGATAATGACCAGATTTTATCAATTGGACGTTATATCGTCAATACAGTTGGGTCCTCATCAACAGTCATGCACTATGATACGATTGATAAACAAAATGAAATTTTAATTACGCTGCCAAGTCTATTTAAAGATGACAGCTATATTGATGCTATTAGTGAAAACATTAAAGATCAAATGCGTGCACAAATCGCTGCAACAAATGAAGAAAAAGTATATTGGGTGAAAGGAGCAGGCTTGCCAGATGAAGATTTAATTGAAGAGTTCTCAACGATTAACAAGGAACAACAATTCTATATTTCTGATAAAGGTAAACTTGTTATTTCATTTGATAAATATGAAGTAGCACCTGGCTATATGGGTGTAGTGGAATTTGAAATTCCGACAGATGTTCTACAAAACAGTCTTGTAAGTAATAAATATATTCATTAA
- a CDS encoding TSUP family transporter encodes MPFDLDLNILLILIIFGFLAAFIDSVVGGGGLISLPALLFVGLPPSAAVATNKLAGTMGSLTSTITFYRSGKLDIKSVYKLFPFVFFGSMVGAWIVHLIDPSVLKPLMLIMLAAVAIYTIFKKDWGSISNYKKLTPKRYAFFVLVITLIGFYDGFLGPGTGSFFLFAFLIVGFDFLKSAGNAKFLNFGSNIAALLMFIYLGQIHYTYGFAMGLAQIAGAIVGSKFAIKRGSSYVRKLFIVVTVLLLLKNTYDYFS; translated from the coding sequence GTGCCTTTTGATTTAGATCTAAATATATTGTTAATTCTTATTATTTTTGGCTTTTTGGCCGCATTTATCGATTCTGTAGTTGGTGGTGGCGGACTTATATCATTGCCTGCTCTCTTATTTGTAGGTTTACCACCATCTGCCGCGGTTGCAACAAATAAACTGGCTGGTACAATGGGATCTCTAACTAGTACGATTACGTTTTACCGCTCTGGGAAGCTAGATATAAAATCCGTTTATAAGCTATTTCCTTTTGTCTTTTTCGGCTCCATGGTTGGCGCATGGATTGTCCATTTAATCGATCCAAGCGTTTTAAAGCCATTAATGTTAATTATGCTAGCCGCTGTAGCTATATATACGATTTTCAAAAAAGACTGGGGTAGTATTTCCAACTATAAAAAGCTAACACCTAAACGATATGCTTTTTTTGTACTTGTTATTACTTTAATTGGCTTCTATGATGGATTCTTAGGACCAGGGACAGGATCATTTTTCTTGTTTGCCTTTTTAATTGTTGGCTTTGATTTTTTAAAATCAGCTGGCAATGCCAAGTTTTTAAACTTCGGAAGCAATATCGCAGCGCTTCTAATGTTTATTTACTTAGGTCAGATACATTACACATACGGTTTTGCTATGGGTCTTGCCCAAATTGCAGGAGCGATCGTCGGTTCGAAATTTGCCATTAAACGCGGAAGTAGTTACGTGCGTAAACTATTTATCGTTGTAACAGTCCTATTACTTCTGAAAAATACATATGACTATTTTTCGTGA
- the yfkAB gene encoding radical SAM/CxCxxxxC motif protein YfkAB — MTTLQKMTPSYDPWEAYLDVEQHGHMTLSNIEFTTTTLCNMRCAHCAVGYTLQNKDPQALPMELITKRLDEIPHLKTLSITGGEPMMSKKSVQNYVLPLLKYAHARGVRTQINSNLTIEPERYLLIAPYLDVLHISHNWGTVDEFVETGFAMMERKPTYEQRAALFQRMIDNSKMLAEHGVMVSAETMLNKKTLPYLEHIHNQIINEMQCARHEVHPMYPSDFASSLTSLSLAETREAIHHLLDVRDENTWMLFGTLPFYPCSTDTEDQKLLKRLREAKNVTMRNDPDGRSRLNINIFTGDVIVTDFGDASALGNIVHDKLPAVFDKWMDTDLAKSLNCHCPAVKCLGPNVLVKNMYYQDTTFTSGSAKL, encoded by the coding sequence ATGACGACCTTACAAAAAATGACGCCCAGCTATGATCCATGGGAAGCGTATTTAGATGTCGAACAACATGGTCATATGACCCTATCAAATATTGAATTTACAACTACAACCCTTTGTAATATGCGCTGTGCTCACTGTGCAGTCGGCTATACATTACAAAATAAAGACCCGCAAGCATTGCCTATGGAATTGATTACTAAGCGACTGGATGAAATACCTCACTTAAAAACACTTAGCATTACTGGTGGCGAACCGATGATGTCTAAAAAATCCGTTCAAAATTATGTACTCCCCCTATTAAAATACGCCCATGCGCGTGGGGTTCGTACACAAATTAACTCGAACTTAACGATTGAACCTGAACGATATTTACTGATTGCTCCTTATTTAGATGTTTTACATATTTCACATAACTGGGGTACAGTTGATGAATTTGTTGAAACAGGCTTTGCCATGATGGAGCGAAAACCAACTTACGAACAGCGTGCAGCCCTTTTCCAACGCATGATTGATAACTCAAAAATGCTTGCAGAACATGGTGTCATGGTATCGGCGGAAACAATGCTCAACAAAAAAACTTTACCGTACTTGGAGCATATCCATAACCAAATTATCAACGAAATGCAATGTGCACGTCACGAGGTACATCCGATGTATCCATCTGATTTCGCAAGTTCGCTAACATCACTTTCACTAGCAGAAACACGTGAAGCAATTCATCATTTACTTGATGTACGCGATGAAAATACTTGGATGCTCTTTGGTACATTGCCATTCTATCCTTGTAGCACCGATACAGAAGATCAAAAACTATTAAAACGATTACGAGAAGCAAAAAATGTCACGATGCGTAATGATCCTGACGGTCGTTCTCGATTAAATATCAATATTTTTACAGGTGATGTCATCGTTACAGACTTTGGCGATGCATCTGCACTTGGTAATATCGTTCATGATAAACTACCAGCAGTTTTTGACAAATGGATGGATACCGATTTAGCAAAATCTTTAAACTGCCACTGTCCTGCTGTGAAATGCTTAGGACCAAACGTCTTAGTTAAAAATATGTATTATCAAGACACTACTTTTACAAGTGGCTCAGCGAAACTATAA
- a CDS encoding YjjG family noncanonical pyrimidine nucleotidase, with the protein MSKYEILLFDVDDTLLDFNLAEDAALNRLFEQEKIATTPTMISRYKEINESMWRAFERGEVTKTSLHNTRFSIALKEFGIDVDGEYFETVFQKYLQEAHHYVDGAYELIAQLADNYDLYVVSNGVTKTQNKRLADADLAKYFKGIFISEQTGFQKPMPAFFDYVFDRIDGLNKEKTLIVGDSLTSDVKGGLLAGIDTCWFNFRDIPNITEIQPHYEIKKLHELHTLLNK; encoded by the coding sequence TTGAGTAAGTATGAAATACTATTATTTGATGTAGATGACACATTATTAGATTTTAATTTAGCTGAAGATGCTGCACTAAACCGTTTATTTGAACAAGAAAAAATTGCAACTACACCGACGATGATTTCCCGCTATAAAGAGATTAATGAATCAATGTGGCGTGCTTTTGAACGAGGCGAAGTAACAAAAACTTCATTACATAATACTCGATTTTCAATCGCTTTAAAGGAATTTGGCATTGATGTTGACGGTGAATATTTTGAAACGGTTTTCCAAAAGTATTTGCAGGAAGCGCACCATTACGTAGATGGGGCATATGAGCTTATTGCACAACTTGCAGACAATTACGATTTATATGTCGTTTCAAACGGTGTGACTAAAACACAAAATAAACGATTAGCAGATGCAGATTTGGCAAAATACTTTAAAGGTATTTTTATTTCAGAGCAAACGGGTTTCCAGAAACCGATGCCAGCCTTTTTTGATTATGTTTTTGACCGTATCGACGGATTAAATAAAGAAAAGACACTTATTGTCGGTGATTCACTGACATCTGATGTGAAAGGGGGCTTGCTAGCGGGAATTGATACATGCTGGTTTAATTTTCGCGACATCCCCAATATAACGGAGATACAGCCTCATTATGAAATTAAAAAATTGCATGAGCTGCATACGTTATTAAATAAATAA
- a CDS encoding S-layer homology domain-containing protein, with translation MKKLFQTTIIVAVWGTLISFPIEASAYEEPTHYVHMKTENMTVYSAYGATINATEKNGIYSIKANIVNNRQPLEVVIFKNGQSSVLQQVLKKGMEPVAYRDEGDRVVAIIHNNAELKFVQPEQLYFRDLAKTTTSFYIQTLAERGIIRGRTPDNFGVNDSLTRAQFSALLVRAFSFQQEPTKQFSDINQKTSWYGGHVGALHALGIIHGKTPTIFDPNGKITRQQAILMLGRTLDAVDFVQEDKEDKSILPFEDSHTFQGELLRHIETLYTIGALDDNTNLNPNQYITRGQFAKMLAVTLQAAGRL, from the coding sequence ATGAAAAAACTATTTCAAACAACGATTATAGTTGCGGTGTGGGGGACATTGATCTCTTTCCCGATAGAAGCATCCGCCTATGAAGAACCAACGCACTATGTACATATGAAAACAGAAAATATGACGGTCTATTCCGCCTATGGTGCTACAATTAATGCAACTGAAAAAAATGGAATCTATAGCATTAAAGCGAATATCGTCAATAATCGTCAGCCACTAGAGGTTGTCATTTTTAAAAATGGTCAATCTAGTGTGCTACAGCAAGTGCTGAAAAAAGGAATGGAACCTGTAGCCTATCGAGACGAGGGGGATCGCGTAGTTGCGATTATCCATAACAATGCAGAGTTGAAGTTTGTACAACCTGAGCAACTATATTTCCGAGATTTAGCAAAGACAACAACTAGCTTCTATATTCAAACTTTGGCGGAGCGGGGAATAATTCGAGGACGCACACCTGATAATTTTGGTGTGAACGACTCTTTAACACGTGCACAGTTTAGTGCTTTGCTCGTCCGTGCCTTTAGCTTTCAGCAGGAGCCAACGAAACAGTTTTCAGACATCAATCAAAAAACATCGTGGTATGGTGGACATGTAGGTGCTTTACATGCTTTAGGCATTATTCATGGCAAAACGCCAACGATTTTTGATCCGAACGGCAAAATTACACGTCAGCAGGCAATTTTAATGCTTGGACGCACATTGGATGCGGTTGATTTTGTGCAAGAAGATAAAGAAGATAAATCCATTTTACCTTTTGAAGATAGTCATACTTTCCAAGGAGAGCTATTACGTCACATAGAAACACTGTATACAATCGGCGCTTTAGACGATAATACAAATTTAAACCCAAATCAGTATATTACACGTGGTCAATTCGCTAAAATGTTAGCTGTCACTTTACAAGCTGCTGGCAGATTATAA
- a CDS encoding 50S ribosomal protein L25/general stress protein Ctc: MSTILNATKRHKGQRSTLTKLRQSGAIPGVVYGYQMEPTSISLDARTFAKVLSEIGTKSVFQLDVEGKKVNAVLTEVQRCALKGFVKHVDFKSINMSEELEVDIPITVVGDAIGVKDGGFLLQPNREIRIKVKPSAIPETVEIDVTNVAIGTSLYVGDIRQNLQFEILNEDDYTLVTVTPPAAENVQEDETVDGTPEVIEATGQNTEEPRE, encoded by the coding sequence ATGAGTACTATATTAAATGCGACAAAACGTCATAAAGGACAACGCTCAACATTAACAAAACTAAGACAAAGTGGTGCCATTCCTGGTGTAGTTTACGGTTATCAAATGGAACCCACGTCCATATCACTTGATGCGAGAACATTCGCTAAAGTATTAAGCGAAATTGGTACTAAAAGTGTCTTTCAATTAGATGTCGAAGGAAAAAAAGTAAATGCAGTGTTAACAGAAGTCCAACGTTGTGCGCTTAAAGGTTTTGTAAAGCATGTAGACTTTAAATCAATCAATATGTCAGAAGAGCTAGAAGTCGATATCCCAATTACTGTAGTAGGAGATGCGATCGGTGTTAAAGATGGAGGATTTTTGTTACAACCAAATCGTGAAATTCGCATTAAAGTGAAACCTTCGGCAATACCCGAAACGGTAGAAATCGATGTTACAAATGTTGCAATTGGTACATCACTTTATGTGGGTGATATTCGTCAAAATTTACAATTTGAAATTTTAAATGAAGACGACTATACATTAGTGACAGTCACACCTCCAGCAGCAGAAAATGTACAAGAAGATGAAACAGTAGATGGCACACCAGAAGTAATAGAAGCAACAGGGCAAAATACAGAAGAACCGAGAGAATAA
- a CDS encoding LLM class flavin-dependent oxidoreductase: MKLSILDQIPVPKGHTAEQAFLRTEQLALLGEELGFHRMWLAEHHNSESLASSAPEITAAFLAAKTKRMRIGTGGVMMMHYSPYKLAEVFKTLSALAPNRIDFGVGRAPGGDHASIYALAEGRRQHFNEQYDKLDTILKLMNNQKTGESVYDQVIASPTNIQLPEAWLLGSSGQSAVQAGQRGVGYSYAQFFTGNMSKDIFDTYKSYFTPSYYMEKPQIIVTYATTVADTLEEAEYLAKPIDITRLQLMKGQIIQAMSPEEAKDYPLTEMDKMMIANNRKANIVGTPKEVAAFLVAEQEQYGFDEVMLNCNQYAQESRLNCYKLLAKELI; encoded by the coding sequence TTGAAATTAAGTATTTTAGATCAAATTCCTGTACCGAAGGGTCATACTGCTGAACAGGCCTTTTTGCGTACAGAACAATTAGCGCTTTTAGGAGAAGAACTTGGCTTCCATCGCATGTGGCTAGCAGAGCATCACAATAGTGAATCATTAGCAAGCTCAGCACCTGAAATTACAGCAGCCTTTTTAGCTGCGAAAACAAAGCGTATGCGCATTGGCACGGGAGGCGTCATGATGATGCATTATTCTCCGTACAAGCTAGCGGAAGTATTTAAAACATTAAGTGCGCTTGCGCCAAATCGCATTGACTTTGGTGTTGGTCGCGCTCCTGGTGGAGACCATGCATCCATTTACGCATTAGCAGAGGGACGCAGACAGCATTTTAATGAACAATATGATAAGCTCGATACCATATTAAAATTGATGAATAATCAAAAAACGGGTGAATCTGTTTATGATCAAGTTATTGCTTCACCTACAAACATACAATTACCAGAAGCGTGGTTGCTCGGCTCAAGTGGTCAAAGTGCCGTGCAGGCAGGACAACGTGGTGTAGGTTATTCATATGCTCAGTTCTTTACTGGTAATATGTCTAAGGATATATTTGATACGTATAAGTCTTACTTTACACCTTCATATTATATGGAAAAACCGCAAATTATCGTTACCTATGCGACTACAGTTGCCGATACGTTAGAGGAAGCGGAATACTTAGCTAAGCCAATCGATATTACACGCCTACAGCTGATGAAGGGGCAAATTATTCAGGCGATGTCACCAGAAGAGGCAAAGGATTATCCATTGACAGAGATGGATAAAATGATGATTGCTAACAACCGTAAAGCAAATATTGTCGGCACACCAAAGGAAGTTGCTGCCTTTTTAGTAGCAGAGCAGGAACAATATGGCTTTGATGAAGTAATGCTAAACTGCAATCAATACGCGCAGGAAAGTCGCTTAAATTGCTATAAACTACTGGCAAAAGAATTGATTTAA
- a CDS encoding pyridoxamine 5'-phosphate oxidase family protein, with the protein MTSVRDEILEVLNREKIGTMATVENGKPYSRYMTFQNEDFVLYTVTNKHSEKIDELLKNPYTHILYGYDNGGFGDTFVEIEGKLTEIEEEGLKNKLAEFFTGIFIGNKDEMVTLKIEPIRMRLMNKKGEPPKELEFTNDHL; encoded by the coding sequence GTGACTTCAGTACGTGATGAAATTTTAGAAGTATTAAACAGAGAAAAAATAGGAACGATGGCAACAGTAGAAAATGGCAAACCATATTCACGTTATATGACATTTCAAAATGAAGACTTTGTATTATATACCGTGACAAATAAGCACTCTGAGAAAATTGATGAGCTATTAAAAAATCCTTATACACATATTTTATACGGCTACGATAATGGTGGCTTTGGAGATACGTTCGTAGAGATAGAAGGAAAGCTTACGGAAATTGAAGAGGAAGGCTTGAAAAATAAATTAGCGGAATTTTTCACTGGAATCTTCATTGGCAATAAGGATGAAATGGTAACATTGAAAATTGAACCGATTCGTATGCGACTGATGAATAAAAAAGGTGAGCCACCTAAAGAGTTAGAATTTACAAACGACCATTTATAA